The Lipingzhangella halophila genomic interval AGGTGCTGCGCGGCCTCGCCCGGGAACACCACGAGACGGTGCACGTCTACGTGCGCCAGGACCTCGATCGCGTGTGCATCGCGCAGGCCGAGGGAACGCGCACGCTCCGGCACGTGGTCCAGGTGGGCGACGCCCTGCCGCTGTGGGCGGGCGGCGTGGCCAAGGTACTGCTCACCGACGCCCCCGACGACCTCTTGGCGCGGGTCGCCCGCCGCTCCCCTTTCGGTGACTCGCACATGGCGACGTTGCGCACCTGGGTGGCGGACGCGAGCCGGAACGGGTACGCGGTCAGCCACGGCGAGCGTGAGGAAGGACTGTCCGCCGTGGCCGTACCGATCCACGACAAACTGGGCGGCGTGGGCGCGGCCCTGTCGTTCGGCGGCCCCACCTCGCGGTTCACCGACGAGCGGGTCCGAGTCTTCGTCTCGGCCCTGCAAGAAGCCGCCAGCCTACTCGGCGAGGCGCGCTGACCCCCGCCGGTCGCGAGTTCTCCCTCTTCACCGGCGCGTATTTCGCGGTTACGTGCCGGCGCGCAGTCGCCGCCGATGAAGGTGCCGTCCAGCGGTTAGCGGTACCGGCATCACACGGTTGCGCGCGCTCATCACCGATCTTGCCGGTTCCCTCCGGCGGTTGGGCCTCGTCGCGGCTTTCGCGCACTCGTGCCCTTGAAGTCCCCTCGTTGCTGCCCTACTCTCCCAAGTAGACCGTCAGTCGGTTTTTATTGGTCCATCTAGCGGACCAATTTACAACGAAGCCAGGGCCGGAGAGGGGAGCGGGATCAGATGAACGGGTCGCGCCGCACATTCGGGTCGCGGGTGCCGGCGTGAAGGCCGTACTGGTCACGCGCCCGGGGGAAACCGGCCTCCGTGACTCCTCTTCCGGCCCGGGTCCCCCGCGCACCACCAGCCACCGCTCGACAACCGCCAATGGAGCGCACCAATGGGCACCCGAACACGGGAACACCGCGAACCCGGACCGCACCACCTCGACGGCACCATCACTCTCAGCGCGCTGACCCTGCGCGGAACCCCTATGGCCGAGCGCCTGGATGCCGCCGCCGCGGCCGGGTTCAGCGGGGTCGGGCTGCGTCTCGACGACTACCGTGCGGCCCTCGCCGACGGGTGGACCGACTCCGATCTCCGTGCGCGCCTGAACCACCTCGGCCTGCGCGTCACCGAGGTCGAGTTCCTCACCACCTGGGGGGAAAGCCCCGAAGCCACCGAGGACGAGCGGACCGCGTTGCACATCGCCGCGACGTACGGTGCCGTGCGCGTGCACGCCGGACTGTTCGAGCGGTCCGCCGGCGCGGACCTCGCCGGCCGCCTCGCCCGCCTCGACCAGAGAGCCGGACGCGCCGGGGTGCGCGTCGCGCTGGAGTTCATGCCCTACAGCGCGATCCCGAGCCTGAGGGCGGCCCACGACCTGATCGAGCGTTCCCGGAGCGAGCACACCGACCTGCTGGTCGACGCCTGGCACTGGCATCGGGCCGGCACCAGCGCGGCCGACCTCGCCGGCATCCCGCCCCAGCGCGTCGCCGCCGTCCAACTCTGCGACTGCCTGCCCGACTCCCACATCGACCTGCGCCGCGAGGGGCGGCACCACCGCCTGCTGCCGGGGATGGGCAGCGTCGACCTGACCGGATTGCTGCGCGCCCTCCGCGACCACGGCGTTACCGCACCCATCGCGGTGGAAGTGCTCTCCGACAGCCTGGACGCTCTGCCGCCGCGCATCGCCGCCCAGCGGGCCTACGGCGCCGCGGCACGAGTCCTGGACCGGGCCTTTCCCGCACCGGGGTGAGCCCGCGCGGGCGGCGGGCACGGGGGAACGTCCCTTGCGGGCCCCGTCAGGCCAGTGCCGGACCGAGCGCGGCCGCGGTGGAGCACGCGGCCGCGGACGCCAGTAGTACCAGCCCAACGCGCAGCAGCAGGTACTTCCGGTAGGCGATCCGGCTCACCGCGCGCAACTGGTGCGTGACGGCGTCGAGGTCCGCCGCGCACGAACGCTCCAGGGACCAGTACAGCTCGTGCCGGTCCGCGCAGCGGACGACGTCAATGAACGAGGAAACCCCGGCGCCCTGATCCGCCCTCTTCGTGCCGAGCCGCGGGAACACCACCATCGCGAACAGGAGCATTGCGGCGCCGAAGGCGGCGCCGCCGCCCCACCAGAGCCCTTGCCACGGCTGCGCCAGCGCCGTTGGTGTCCACTTCTGTTCGAGCAGAGCGCTGAGGAACACGCTCACCACCACGCCGATGGCGGCCAGGAGAATGGCCGCCTTCTGGTCGGCGTGCACGACCTCCTTTCGCGCCTCGCCCAGCAGGGCCAGCGCGTGCTCCCTGGTGGGGTCCGCGGATCGCGGGCGGCGGCCGTCCCGGATCCGCGCCAGAAGTGCCCTGCGGTGGTCGGACCGCGCGCACTCCGAGCTCATTCGGCCCCGCTCTCGAAACGCGTTCCGGTCTCGGCGCGGAACGCGCGGCTGACCCGTTCGAAGCGGGCCTCCAGCACACTCGGGTGGTAGCGGGCCAGGCAGCGAACGATCGTGGCCATGTTGCCCACCAGGTCCGGGTCGGCGAACTCCACGGTCACGGAGTC includes:
- a CDS encoding IclR family transcriptional regulator, which encodes MTGPEGAGGVRSVQRALEILNLLDENHAELSIREIVEATQLPKTTVLRLLHTLERNQLLSVSDEGRYCAGAGLLRWSRLAEQRWRLPEDGHEVLRGLAREHHETVHVYVRQDLDRVCIAQAEGTRTLRHVVQVGDALPLWAGGVAKVLLTDAPDDLLARVARRSPFGDSHMATLRTWVADASRNGYAVSHGEREEGLSAVAVPIHDKLGGVGAALSFGGPTSRFTDERVRVFVSALQEAASLLGEAR
- a CDS encoding sugar phosphate isomerase/epimerase family protein, whose amino-acid sequence is MGTRTREHREPGPHHLDGTITLSALTLRGTPMAERLDAAAAAGFSGVGLRLDDYRAALADGWTDSDLRARLNHLGLRVTEVEFLTTWGESPEATEDERTALHIAATYGAVRVHAGLFERSAGADLAGRLARLDQRAGRAGVRVALEFMPYSAIPSLRAAHDLIERSRSEHTDLLVDAWHWHRAGTSAADLAGIPPQRVAAVQLCDCLPDSHIDLRREGRHHRLLPGMGSVDLTGLLRALRDHGVTAPIAVEVLSDSLDALPPRIAAQRAYGAAARVLDRAFPAPG
- a CDS encoding Pycsar system effector family protein; this translates as MSSECARSDHRRALLARIRDGRRPRSADPTREHALALLGEARKEVVHADQKAAILLAAIGVVVSVFLSALLEQKWTPTALAQPWQGLWWGGGAAFGAAMLLFAMVVFPRLGTKRADQGAGVSSFIDVVRCADRHELYWSLERSCAADLDAVTHQLRAVSRIAYRKYLLLRVGLVLLASAAACSTAAALGPALA